One part of the Flavobacterium johnsoniae UW101 genome encodes these proteins:
- a CDS encoding arginase family protein, which yields MKEITIVEFTSNLGLKEPQTGKEPGVNRLPDWLWKHNLHKAITPKNIVRLDPPRYSNIKDPQTTILNADSLVTYAREQAYLINNLISANKFPFVLGGDCSILLGTAMALKQKGNYGLFYLDGHTDFMDVSLSETGGTGGMIASIVTGNGHEKLTNILNLSPYIKEENLWCVGNREYDDEYENEIRKSSAVYLSLKELRKQGIKNSVQSFLLEVESKKLDGFWLHIDVDVLNDSVMPCVDSRTPDGLTYDEFNELTSYLFQSQKLSGLEITILDPDLDQTGEYTKEFVANITSTFNQNFNN from the coding sequence CGTCTGCCCGATTGGTTATGGAAACACAATCTTCATAAAGCCATTACACCAAAAAATATCGTAAGACTTGATCCGCCCAGATATTCAAACATAAAAGATCCTCAAACTACTATTTTAAATGCAGACTCATTAGTTACTTATGCCAGAGAACAGGCTTATTTGATAAACAATTTAATCAGCGCCAATAAATTTCCTTTTGTACTTGGCGGTGACTGCAGTATACTTTTAGGAACCGCAATGGCATTAAAGCAAAAAGGAAATTACGGTCTATTCTATCTCGACGGTCATACTGATTTTATGGATGTTTCTTTATCTGAAACCGGCGGTACAGGCGGCATGATTGCGTCTATTGTTACTGGAAACGGACACGAAAAATTAACCAATATTCTTAACTTGTCTCCATACATAAAAGAAGAAAACCTTTGGTGCGTGGGCAATCGCGAATATGATGACGAATACGAAAATGAAATCAGAAAATCTTCTGCAGTATATTTAAGTTTAAAAGAATTACGAAAACAAGGTATTAAAAACTCTGTACAGTCTTTTCTTTTAGAAGTTGAAAGTAAAAAGCTCGATGGTTTCTGGCTGCACATCGATGTCGATGTTTTAAACGACTCTGTTATGCCCTGCGTGGACAGCCGAACTCCAGACGGACTGACTTATGACGAATTTAATGAACTTACCTCCTATTTGTTTCAAAGTCAAAAACTAAGCGGACTCGAAATTACAATTCTCGATCCGGATTTAGACCAAACCGGAGAATACACTAAGGAATTTGTCGCTAATATTACCTCAACTTTTAATCAGAACTTCAACAATTAG
- a CDS encoding GNAT family N-acetyltransferase, translating to MEITEIRNKDYETLKNLFLKERQRTFSWLDTSEFQLDDFEKHTQGEHILVALLDDIPVGFISIWMPANFIHHLYVDQKHQGRKIGTALLKAAINKFKLPLTLKCLENNSKAVEFYIKTGFTAKEKGQSGNGTYILFELSKNID from the coding sequence ATGGAAATAACCGAAATTAGAAATAAAGATTACGAAACACTGAAAAACCTATTTTTAAAAGAAAGACAAAGAACTTTTTCATGGCTTGATACCTCAGAATTTCAATTAGATGATTTTGAAAAACATACGCAGGGAGAACATATTCTGGTTGCATTATTAGACGACATTCCTGTAGGTTTTATTTCGATCTGGATGCCTGCTAATTTTATTCATCATTTGTATGTCGATCAAAAACACCAAGGCCGGAAAATTGGAACGGCATTATTAAAAGCTGCAATTAATAAATTTAAGCTTCCGCTGACTTTAAAATGCCTCGAAAACAATAGCAAGGCAGTAGAATTTTATATAAAAACAGGATTTACGGCAAAAGAAAAAGGCCAGTCCGGCAACGGAACTTATATTCTCTTTGAGCTTTCAAAAAATATTGATTAA
- a CDS encoding 3-hydroxyacyl-ACP dehydratase FabZ family protein has translation MSKNIESLIPHRAPFLFVDEVISYTKEEIIGFKTFGEKDNWLKSTFKIFDFIPGAILIEAMAQCGGAGVKLLGITDGIFGLVSIENAEFYGKAKFGDKIKLAIENIRLGEKIIKQQGTAYIDDKPIVKAGWMCVKIS, from the coding sequence ATGTCAAAAAATATTGAAAGTCTTATTCCGCACAGAGCACCATTTCTTTTCGTAGATGAAGTTATATCCTATACTAAAGAAGAAATAATTGGCTTTAAAACATTTGGCGAAAAAGACAACTGGTTAAAAAGTACTTTTAAAATATTCGATTTTATACCCGGAGCCATTTTAATAGAAGCTATGGCGCAATGCGGCGGTGCAGGCGTAAAACTTTTGGGAATAACAGATGGAATATTTGGTTTAGTAAGCATTGAAAATGCAGAATTTTACGGCAAAGCCAAATTTGGAGACAAAATAAAACTTGCAATTGAAAATATTCGTTTAGGCGAAAAAATAATAAAACAACAAGGAACTGCATACATCGACGACAAACCCATCGTTAAAGCCGGCTGGATGTGTGTAAAAATTTCATAG
- a CDS encoding SRPBCC family protein: MNTADFTTTILVSQSPEEVFNAVTNVRGWWSEEIEGNTAAQNDQFDYHYEDVHRCKIELIEVIPNQKVVWLVKENYFNFTEDKTEWTGTKPTFEITAKDGKTELRFTHFGLTSEYECFEICRGAWTNYIQNSLKKLIETGKGEPNATGKPQTENEKRLSKS, translated from the coding sequence ATGAATACAGCAGATTTTACTACAACAATACTTGTGAGCCAGTCACCAGAAGAAGTTTTTAATGCCGTTACCAATGTTCGAGGCTGGTGGTCTGAAGAAATAGAAGGAAATACAGCCGCACAAAATGATCAATTTGATTATCATTACGAAGACGTTCATCGTTGTAAAATAGAACTTATTGAAGTAATTCCGAATCAAAAAGTCGTTTGGTTAGTTAAAGAAAATTATTTCAATTTTACAGAAGACAAAACAGAATGGACGGGAACAAAACCTACTTTTGAAATTACAGCAAAAGACGGAAAAACAGAACTTCGTTTTACCCATTTTGGTTTAACTTCAGAATATGAATGTTTTGAAATCTGCCGAGGTGCCTGGACAAATTATATTCAAAATAGTTTAAAAAAACTTATTGAAACCGGAAAAGGCGAACCAAACGCAACTGGAAAACCACAAACAGAAAACGAAAAAAGATTATCCAAAAGCTAA
- a CDS encoding SDR family oxidoreductase, whose translation MKITITGSLGNISQPLAKELIQKGHTVTIIASSTERQAEIEKLGAKAGIGSVEDLAFLTKTFTDSDAVYCMIPRANYFDPNLDLDAFTRKIGNNYAEAIKQSGVKRVVFLSSIGAHLKEKSGIIQRYNEIEAVLNTLSDVSITFMRPTSFYYNLLAYIPMIKNLGFIAANYGADSMIPWVSPNDIAAAIAEEITTSSQGKKIRYVASEELTGHETAKILGAAIGRPDLKWELISDEETLNGLISAGMQPKIANGLVEMYAALYNGTLAQDYLKNKPAVLGKTKLTDYAEEFAAIYN comes from the coding sequence ATGAAAATTACTATTACAGGTTCTCTAGGGAACATCAGCCAGCCTCTGGCAAAAGAATTAATACAAAAAGGACATACTGTTACCATAATTGCCAGCAGTACAGAAAGACAAGCCGAAATCGAAAAATTAGGCGCAAAAGCAGGTATTGGATCTGTAGAAGATTTAGCATTTTTAACTAAAACTTTTACAGATTCAGATGCTGTATATTGTATGATTCCGCGTGCCAATTATTTCGATCCAAATCTTGATTTAGATGCTTTTACCCGTAAAATTGGAAACAATTATGCCGAAGCAATCAAACAATCTGGTGTAAAACGCGTCGTTTTTCTGAGCAGTATTGGAGCGCATTTAAAAGAAAAATCAGGAATTATTCAGCGTTACAACGAAATCGAAGCCGTTTTAAATACATTATCAGATGTTTCGATAACATTTATGCGTCCAACTTCGTTCTATTACAATTTACTGGCTTACATTCCAATGATCAAAAATCTGGGCTTCATTGCTGCCAATTATGGAGCAGATTCTATGATTCCGTGGGTTTCACCAAATGATATTGCAGCAGCAATTGCGGAAGAAATCACAACTTCGTCTCAAGGAAAAAAAATCCGTTATGTGGCAAGCGAGGAACTAACCGGACACGAAACTGCAAAAATATTAGGCGCAGCAATAGGCAGACCAGACTTAAAATGGGAATTAATTAGTGATGAAGAAACCCTAAATGGCTTAATTTCTGCTGGTATGCAGCCAAAAATCGCGAACGGTCTGGTTGAAATGTATGCCGCACTATACAACGGTACACTGGCTCAGGATTATTTGAAAAACAAACCGGCAGTTTTAGGAAAAACAAAACTGACAGATTATGCAGAAGAATTTGCTGCAATTTATAATTAA
- a CDS encoding helix-turn-helix domain-containing protein codes for MANQQPHRVKSISEFHEFRDLPKPEHPLVSVYNFEDLKYLNKEEPKSLILDFYSIALKRNANAKMRYGQQEYDFKEGVLLFIAPGQVFSIEGNSELQHTGHSLLIHPDFLWNTPLAQKIKQYEYFGYAVHEALHLSDKEEKMIIDIMKNIQQEYRSNIDKFSQDVIIAQIELLLTYSERFYNRQFITRKINNHEILARLEKLLEEYFNNDSIIKKGIPTVQYIAENLNVSPNYLSGLLKHLTGQSTQQHIHNKLIEKAKEKLSTTNLSVSEIAFELGFEHQQSFSKLFKTKTNVSPLEFRQSFN; via the coding sequence ATGGCAAATCAGCAGCCGCATCGAGTAAAAAGCATAAGCGAATTTCATGAGTTTCGAGATTTGCCAAAACCTGAACACCCTTTAGTGAGTGTTTATAATTTTGAAGATTTAAAATACCTCAACAAAGAAGAACCCAAAAGTCTTATTCTTGATTTTTATTCCATTGCATTAAAAAGAAATGCAAATGCCAAAATGCGCTACGGCCAGCAGGAATACGATTTTAAAGAAGGCGTTTTATTATTTATTGCTCCGGGTCAGGTTTTTTCTATCGAAGGCAATTCAGAACTGCAGCATACAGGACATTCCCTTTTAATTCATCCTGATTTTTTATGGAATACACCGCTTGCCCAGAAAATAAAACAATATGAATATTTTGGATATGCAGTTCATGAAGCCCTGCATCTTTCTGATAAAGAAGAAAAAATGATTATTGATATCATGAAAAATATTCAGCAGGAATACCGGTCTAACATTGACAAATTCAGCCAGGACGTAATTATTGCGCAAATCGAATTATTGCTTACCTATTCTGAACGCTTTTACAACCGCCAGTTTATAACCAGAAAAATAAACAATCATGAAATTCTGGCTCGTTTAGAAAAACTGCTCGAAGAATATTTCAACAATGATTCAATTATAAAAAAAGGAATTCCTACGGTACAGTACATTGCAGAAAATCTAAATGTTTCGCCCAATTATTTAAGCGGACTTTTAAAACATCTCACAGGACAGAGCACCCAGCAGCACATTCATAATAAACTCATAGAAAAAGCAAAAGAAAAACTTTCTACAACCAATTTATCTGTAAGTGAAATTGCTTTCGAATTAGGTTTCGAGCATCAGCAATCGTTTAGTAAATTATTTAAAACCAAGACAAACGTTTCGCCTTTAGAGTTCAGGCAGTCTTTCAATTAA